A region from the Mesorhizobium sp. J8 genome encodes:
- a CDS encoding MipA/OmpV family protein, with amino-acid sequence MRIVGKIPLAIAMSLVTAPVAQAGEGSWISGDWYLTLGATALVAPNFEGGKKYMLSAQPIISLGKVGSEARFTSRNDNISLALIDDGSVRAGLTGKFIFSRESKDELKGLDPVRWGGEAGGFFEFYPLDWVRARAELRHGIRAHNGFVADIAADAFYDITPTVRISGGPRVSFASSDYFDAYYGVNAKEAAASGLSEYHPGGGVKSTGLGGAITWKVTEPMTASVFTEYSRLMGPAADSSLVKERGDRNQWTFGVSTTYRFNFTM; translated from the coding sequence ATGCGTATTGTCGGGAAGATTCCGCTGGCCATCGCCATGAGCCTGGTCACCGCGCCTGTCGCACAGGCGGGCGAAGGCAGCTGGATATCCGGTGATTGGTATCTCACCCTCGGCGCCACGGCTCTCGTCGCGCCGAATTTCGAGGGCGGCAAGAAATACATGCTCAGCGCCCAGCCGATCATTTCGCTCGGCAAGGTCGGCTCCGAGGCGCGCTTCACCTCGCGCAACGACAACATCTCGCTGGCGTTGATCGATGATGGTTCCGTTCGCGCCGGCCTGACCGGAAAGTTCATATTCTCGCGCGAGAGCAAGGACGAGCTGAAAGGCCTCGATCCGGTGCGCTGGGGCGGCGAGGCGGGCGGCTTCTTCGAATTCTATCCGTTGGATTGGGTGAGGGCGCGGGCGGAGCTCAGGCACGGCATTCGAGCCCATAACGGTTTCGTCGCGGACATTGCCGCTGACGCCTTCTACGACATCACGCCGACGGTCCGCATTTCCGGCGGACCGCGCGTCTCCTTCGCCTCGTCCGACTATTTCGATGCCTATTACGGCGTCAACGCCAAGGAAGCGGCGGCTTCGGGCTTGAGCGAGTACCATCCCGGCGGCGGCGTGAAATCGACAGGCCTCGGCGGAGCGATCACCTGGAAGGTGACCGAGCCGATGACGGCAAGCGTCTTTACCGAATATTCGCGCCTGATGGGGCCGGCAGCCGATTCCAGCCTGGTCAAAGAACGGGGTGACCGCAACCAGTGGACCTTCGGCGTCTCGACCACTTACCGCTTCAATTTCACGATGTAG
- the ileS gene encoding isoleucine--tRNA ligase, with the protein MTETAETIDYSKTLYLPQTDFPMRAGLPEKEPGLVKRWQDMDLYKKLREEAAGREKFVLHDGPPYANGNIHIGHALNKILKDVINRSFQMRGYDANYVPGWDCHGLPIEWKIEEQYRAKGKNKDEVPVNEFRRECRDFAANWIKVQGSEFQRLGVIGDFDNPYTTMAYHAESRIAGELLKFAMSGQLYRGSKPVMWSVVERTALAEAEVEYQDYESDTIWVKFPVASLAQPVAGTAPALDGAALDLVEAHVVIWTTTPWTIPGNRAVSYSPRIAYGLYEVTAAENAFGPQPGEKLIFADALAEECAAKAKVTLNRLHSVSAEQLGKLTLSHPFKGLGGGYEFPVPMVAGEHVTDDAGTGFVHTAPGHGREDFDAWMEAAADLRARGVDTTIPFTVDDAGFFTKDAPGFGPGREGGPARVIDDNGKKGNANQAVIDELIKRNALFARGRLKHSYPHSWRSKKPVIFRNTPQWFVYMDKDLGDGTTLRSRALKAIDDTRFVPAAGQNRIRAMIEERPDWVLSRQRAWGVPIAVFADENGNILKDEAVNQRIMDAFEKEGADAWFAEGAKERFLGNHDASKWHQVMDILDVWFDSGSTHVFTLEDRPDLKWPADVYLEGSDQHRGWFHSSLLESCGTRGRAPYDTVITHGFTMDEEGRKMSKSLGNTVVPQDVIKQSGADILRLWVVTTDYWEDQRLGKNVLQTNIDAYRKLRNTIRWMLGTLAHDDGQDVPVEVMPELERLMLHRLSELDEVVRQGYDAFEFKRITRALLDFMVVELSAFYFDIRKDALYCDGPSSLRRRAAVQVVRHLFECLVKWLAPMLPFTTEEAWLDRHPEAVSVHLDQFPAIPRNWRDEALAEKWRKVRQVRRVVTGALEIARAEKLIGSSLEAVPVVTIEDAALEAAIADVDMAEMAITSDLVISRGKTPEGAFTLDDVKGVAVVVEKAEDRGLVKCARSWRYTADVGQDPEFPDVSARDAAVLHELKALGRL; encoded by the coding sequence ATGACAGAAACTGCTGAGACGATCGACTATTCCAAAACGCTTTATTTGCCGCAGACGGATTTTCCGATGCGCGCTGGCTTGCCCGAGAAGGAGCCCGGCCTGGTCAAGCGCTGGCAGGACATGGACCTTTACAAAAAGCTGCGCGAGGAGGCTGCCGGCCGCGAGAAATTCGTGCTGCATGACGGCCCGCCCTACGCCAACGGCAACATCCATATCGGCCATGCTCTGAACAAGATCCTCAAGGACGTCATCAACCGCTCCTTCCAGATGCGCGGCTACGACGCCAACTACGTGCCGGGCTGGGACTGCCACGGCCTGCCGATCGAATGGAAGATCGAGGAGCAGTATCGCGCCAAGGGCAAGAACAAGGACGAAGTGCCGGTCAACGAGTTCCGCAGAGAATGCCGCGACTTCGCCGCCAACTGGATCAAGGTGCAGGGCTCGGAATTCCAACGCCTCGGCGTCATCGGCGATTTCGACAATCCCTACACGACCATGGCTTACCATGCCGAATCGCGCATCGCCGGCGAGCTGCTGAAATTCGCGATGTCCGGCCAGCTCTACCGCGGCTCGAAGCCGGTGATGTGGAGCGTTGTCGAGCGCACCGCGCTCGCCGAGGCCGAGGTCGAGTATCAGGATTATGAGAGCGACACGATCTGGGTGAAGTTCCCGGTCGCGAGCCTTGCCCAGCCGGTCGCCGGCACCGCGCCGGCGCTGGATGGGGCCGCGCTCGATCTGGTCGAAGCGCATGTCGTCATCTGGACGACCACACCCTGGACCATCCCCGGTAACCGCGCCGTGAGCTATTCGCCGCGCATCGCCTATGGCCTCTATGAGGTGACGGCGGCCGAGAACGCCTTCGGTCCGCAGCCCGGCGAGAAGCTGATCTTCGCCGATGCTTTGGCCGAGGAATGTGCCGCCAAGGCCAAGGTCACCTTGAACAGGCTTCACAGCGTATCGGCAGAACAGCTTGGGAAGCTTACGCTTTCGCATCCTTTCAAGGGCCTCGGCGGCGGCTATGAGTTCCCGGTGCCGATGGTTGCCGGCGAGCATGTCACCGACGATGCCGGTACCGGCTTCGTGCACACCGCGCCCGGCCATGGCCGCGAGGACTTCGATGCCTGGATGGAAGCGGCCGCTGACCTCCGGGCACGCGGCGTCGACACCACGATTCCCTTCACCGTCGACGATGCCGGCTTCTTCACCAAGGACGCGCCGGGCTTCGGCCCGGGACGCGAGGGCGGGCCGGCGCGCGTCATCGACGACAACGGCAAGAAGGGCAACGCTAATCAGGCGGTCATAGACGAACTGATCAAGCGCAACGCGCTCTTCGCGCGCGGCCGGCTGAAGCACAGCTATCCGCATTCCTGGCGCTCGAAGAAGCCGGTCATCTTCCGCAACACGCCACAGTGGTTCGTCTATATGGACAAGGACCTCGGCGACGGCACGACGCTGCGCAGCCGCGCGCTGAAAGCGATCGACGACACCCGTTTCGTGCCGGCGGCCGGCCAGAACCGTATCCGCGCCATGATCGAGGAGCGTCCCGATTGGGTGCTGTCGCGCCAGCGCGCCTGGGGCGTGCCGATCGCCGTCTTCGCCGACGAGAACGGCAACATCCTGAAGGACGAGGCCGTCAACCAGCGCATCATGGACGCTTTCGAGAAGGAGGGTGCGGACGCCTGGTTCGCCGAGGGCGCCAAGGAACGCTTCCTCGGCAACCACGATGCCTCGAAATGGCACCAGGTGATGGACATCCTGGACGTCTGGTTCGATTCCGGCTCGACACATGTCTTCACGCTGGAAGACCGTCCGGACCTCAAATGGCCGGCCGACGTCTATCTCGAAGGCTCGGACCAGCATCGCGGCTGGTTCCATTCCTCGCTGCTCGAAAGCTGCGGTACCAGGGGCAGGGCGCCTTACGACACGGTCATCACCCATGGCTTCACCATGGACGAGGAAGGCCGCAAGATGTCCAAGTCGCTCGGCAACACCGTCGTGCCGCAGGACGTCATCAAGCAGTCCGGGGCCGATATCCTGCGGCTCTGGGTGGTGACGACCGATTATTGGGAAGACCAGCGGCTCGGCAAGAACGTGCTGCAGACCAATATCGACGCCTACCGCAAGCTCAGGAACACCATCCGCTGGATGCTGGGCACGCTTGCCCATGACGACGGCCAGGATGTGCCGGTCGAGGTCATGCCGGAGCTGGAGCGGCTGATGCTGCACCGGCTATCCGAGTTGGACGAAGTGGTGCGCCAGGGCTACGACGCGTTCGAGTTCAAGCGCATCACCCGTGCGCTGCTCGACTTCATGGTCGTGGAGCTTTCGGCCTTCTATTTCGACATCCGCAAGGACGCGCTTTACTGCGACGGACCGTCGAGCCTGCGCCGCAGGGCGGCCGTGCAGGTGGTGCGCCACCTCTTCGAATGCCTGGTGAAGTGGCTTGCGCCGATGCTGCCCTTCACCACCGAGGAAGCCTGGCTCGACCGCCATCCGGAAGCCGTCTCGGTGCATCTCGATCAGTTCCCGGCGATCCCGCGGAACTGGCGCGACGAGGCGCTGGCCGAGAAATGGCGCAAGGTGAGACAGGTGCGCCGCGTCGTCACCGGCGCGCTGGAGATCGCGCGCGCCGAGAAGCTGATCGGCTCTTCGCTCGAGGCCGTGCCGGTGGTCACCATCGAGGACGCCGCGCTGGAGGCGGCGATTGCCGATGTCGACATGGCGGAGATGGCGATCACCAGCGACCTCGTCATCAGCCGCGGCAAGACGCCGGAAGGCGCCTTCACGCTCGACGACGTTAAGGGCGTGGCGGTGGTGGTGGAGAAAGCCGAGGATCGCGGTCTGGTCAAATGCGCGCGCTCCTGGCGCTACACCGCGGATGTCGGCCAGGATCCGGAATTCCCGGATGTCTCGGCTCGCGACGCTGCCGTGCTGCACGAGTTGAAGGCGCTTGGCCGTTTATAG
- a CDS encoding nucleoside deaminase: MKRPDFMALALEEAEAAAGRGEVPVGAVVANGSTLVAKAGNRTRELSDPTAHAEMLAIREACRKLASERLTGYDLYVTLEPCAMCAGAISFARLRRLYFGAADEKGGAVINGVRFFASPTCHHTPEIYPGLGERDAALMLKDFFREKRNGGEW, from the coding sequence TTGAAACGGCCGGATTTCATGGCCTTGGCACTTGAAGAGGCCGAGGCGGCCGCCGGCCGCGGCGAAGTGCCGGTCGGCGCGGTCGTCGCCAATGGCAGCACCCTGGTCGCGAAAGCCGGCAACCGCACGCGTGAACTCTCGGACCCGACCGCGCATGCCGAGATGCTGGCGATCCGCGAGGCCTGCCGGAAGCTCGCCAGCGAGCGGCTGACGGGCTACGACCTCTATGTGACGCTGGAGCCCTGCGCGATGTGCGCCGGCGCGATCTCCTTCGCCCGGCTGCGGAGGCTCTATTTCGGCGCCGCCGACGAGAAAGGCGGGGCGGTGATCAATGGCGTGCGCTTCTTCGCTTCACCCACCTGCCACCACACGCCGGAAATCTATCCGGGGCTCGGCGAGAGAGACGCAGCCCTCATGCTCAAAGATTTCTTCCGCGAGAAACGGAATGGCGGTGAATGGTGA